In Silene latifolia isolate original U9 population chromosome 3, ASM4854445v1, whole genome shotgun sequence, a single window of DNA contains:
- the LOC141649630 gene encoding protein FAR1-RELATED SEQUENCE 9-like, translating to MGCLLRTTQRSESQNNFFKRFENAHGTLVEFLMRFQSAIDVQHHTKKQLDRDDDCTLPQLSTSLKLEAHASKVYINSAFADFQVEAFASICSLSVGCFTPPANGIGLIGIADARTQKTYQVVYNSTTNDAECSCKLFNMKGIICRHIIWVYSGKQVHTLPDKYILMRWTKNAHKIPLYGPHGELIEDFEATDLRKMEMCKLWSEFYATISVLKNVPMDDITDLVGTLKQFRLKLNPQSESMTKEQGLEMLLGCSSPTEVRILPPR from the coding sequence ATGGGTTGTTTATTAAGAACAACTCAACGTTCTGAGAGTCAGAATAATTTTTTCAAGCGTTTTGAAAATGCACATGGTACACTTGTTGAATTCTTGATGCGGTTTCAAAGCGCCATTGATGTACAGCACCATACTAAAAAACAACTTGATAGAGACGATGATTGTACTCTTCCACAATTATCAACTTCTCTTAAGTTGGAAGCTCATGCTTCCAAGGTTTATATAAATTCTGCTTTCGCAGATTTTCAAGTAGAAGCTTTTGCTTCTATTTGTTCCCTTAGTGTTGGTTGCTTCACACCACCTGCCAACGGTATAGGGTTAATTGGCATAGCTGATGCCAGAACGCAGAAGACCTACCAAGTCGTCTACAATTCTACAACCAATGATGCTGAATGTTCTTGCAAGTTGTTCAACATGAAGGGTATTATTTGTAGACACATTATCTGGGTTTACTCTGGAAAACAAGTACACACTTTGCCCGATAAGTACATTCTTATGCGGTGGACCAAAAATGCACACAAGATCCCTCTTTATGGTCCACATGGTGAGTTAATTGAGGATTTTGAAGCCACTGATTTAAGAAAGATGGAAATGTGCAAGTTATGGTCAGAGTTTTACGCGACCATCAGTGTGCTCAAGAATGTGCCTATGGATGACATCACTGATCTTGTTGGCACACTTAAACAATTTAGGCTAAAACTCAATCCGCAATCAGAGTCAATGACCAAAGAGCAGGGGTTGGAGATGCTTCTAGGATGCAGTTCCCCAACTGAGGTGAGGATTCTACCACCTCGTTAG